The following coding sequences lie in one Euhalothece natronophila Z-M001 genomic window:
- the tgt gene encoding tRNA guanosine(34) transglycosylase Tgt: protein MTNISFKFSCDHHCPDSKARAGTFITPHGKVETPRFMPVGTAATVKGLTPAQLESAQAQMILANTYHLHLQPGEEIIAKAGGLHSFMGWKQPILTDSGGFQVFSLSDLRKINEDGVTFRSPRDGRIIDFTPERAIQVQNDLGADVIMAFDECPPYPADYETVLLATERTERWLERCIAAHSRPETQALFGIVQGGVYRDLRQYAAKRLVEFDLPGYAIGGVSVGEPGELIHEIVATTAPLLPPEKPRYLMGVGTYQEMVSAIAQGVDLFDCVIPTRLGRHGTALVQGERWNLKNARFREDFTPLDKTCPCYCCQNFSRAYLGHLIRSREMLGYLLLSLHNVTELIRFTQRIRTAILEDRFLNDFGQWLQPNPT, encoded by the coding sequence ATGACGAATATTTCTTTTAAGTTTTCTTGTGATCACCATTGCCCAGACAGTAAAGCCCGTGCCGGCACATTTATAACGCCTCATGGCAAGGTAGAAACCCCGCGTTTTATGCCAGTGGGAACCGCCGCGACGGTTAAAGGGTTAACCCCTGCCCAACTTGAAAGTGCCCAGGCGCAAATGATTCTTGCCAATACCTATCATCTGCATTTACAGCCTGGAGAAGAGATTATTGCCAAAGCCGGGGGATTACATTCTTTTATGGGCTGGAAACAACCAATTTTGACTGATTCTGGTGGTTTTCAAGTTTTTAGTCTCAGCGATTTACGGAAAATTAATGAAGATGGGGTAACGTTTCGATCGCCGCGGGATGGTCGCATTATTGACTTTACCCCAGAACGAGCAATTCAAGTGCAAAATGATCTTGGGGCAGATGTGATTATGGCATTTGATGAATGTCCCCCTTATCCTGCTGACTATGAAACCGTTTTATTAGCCACAGAACGCACAGAACGCTGGTTAGAACGGTGTATTGCTGCCCATTCTCGTCCGGAGACTCAAGCTTTATTTGGCATTGTCCAAGGAGGCGTTTATCGGGATCTGCGTCAATATGCCGCAAAACGGTTAGTAGAATTTGATTTACCCGGTTATGCCATTGGTGGCGTGAGTGTGGGAGAACCTGGGGAATTAATCCATGAAATTGTTGCAACCACCGCCCCTTTATTACCCCCCGAAAAACCCCGTTATTTAATGGGAGTGGGAACCTATCAAGAAATGGTTAGCGCGATCGCGCAAGGGGTAGATTTATTCGATTGTGTCATCCCCACTCGCTTAGGCAGACATGGAACAGCCTTAGTGCAAGGAGAACGTTGGAATCTCAAAAATGCTCGTTTCCGAGAAGATTTTACCCCCCTTGATAAAACTTGTCCCTGTTATTGTTGTCAAAACTTTTCTCGCGCCTATCTCGGTCATTTAATCCGATCGCGCGAAATGTTAGGCTATCTTCTATTATCCCTGCATAATGTGACAGAATTAATCCGGTTTACCCAACGCATTCGCACTGCAATTTTAGAAGATCGCTTTCTGAATGACTTTGGACAGTGGTTGCAACCCAATCCCACTTA